The DNA window CTCGCTGGAACAACGGGATGCTCTTGGGCAGAAGCAAAACCAGGGATCCCCATCGGCAGGATCCCAGCAGCGGTTCCCTTCCCAACCCAATCCCAATTCAAAAGAGATTACAAGATCCCCGCAGCATTCATGAAACCTGAACCACCATGGGGGTATAGATACCTATGGGTCTGGTTATGGTTCTGGCAGAACAGCTCTCAACAAAACCCCTTAGCGCTGACCAACTGCAGAAAATCGATGCCTACTGGCGGGCTGCCAACTACTTGTCCGTCGGTCAAATTTACCTCATGGATAATCCCCTCTTGCGGGAGCCTCTCAAACTGGAGCACGTCAAGCCGCGCCTGTTGGGGCACTGGGGCACCACACCGGGACTGAACTTCATCTACGTCCATCTCAACCGCATCATCAAACGGGATCACCTCAACATTCTCTACATCACCGGCCCCGGACATGGTGGGCCCGGCTTGGTGGCCAATACCTATCTGGAAGGCACCTACAGCGAGGTGTATCCAAACATCGGCCAAGATACAGAAGGACTGCGCAAACTCTTCAAGCAGTTCTCCTTCCCCGGCGGGATCCCGAGCCATGTTGCCCCCGAAACCCCCGGCTCCATTCACGAAGGGGGGGAATTGGGCTACGCCCTTTCTCATGCCTTTGGGGCAGCCTTCGATAACCCCGACTTGCTGGTGGCTTGTGTGGTGGGGGATGGCGAAGCGGAAACCGGCCCTCTGGCCACCTCCTGGCACTCCAACAAATTCCTTAACCCGATCCACGATGGCGCAGTGCTGCCGATTTTGCACCTGAACGGCTACAAGATCGCCAATCCCACGATTTTGGCCCGTCTCAGCCGGGAGGAGTTGCAAAGCCTGTTTGTGGGGTACGGTTACAAGCCCTACTTTGTGGAAGGGTCGGATCCGGCGGAAATGCACCAACTGATGGCCGCCACCCTGGATACCGTTATCCATGAAATCCAGGAGATCCAGCACAACGCCCGCAGCAAAGGGGATCCCACTCGTCCGCAATGGCCGATGATCATCCTGAGAACCCCGAAAGGATGGACAGGCCCGAAAGAAGTGGACGGCAAAAAAACCGAAGATTTCTGGCGCTCTCACCAAGTGCCCCTGGCGGAAGTGGCCTCCAAGCCCGAGTATCTGCAAATACTGGAAAACTGGATGCGCAGCTACAAGCCGGAAGAACTCTTCGATGAAAACGGTCGCCTCATCCCCGAGTTGCAAGAACTGGCACCCCAAGGGGAAAAGCGCATGGGAGCACTGCCCCACGCCAACGGTGGTCTGCTGACGCGAGATTTGAAAATGCCGGATTTCCGTCGTTATGCTGTGCCTGTGCCTCATCCCGGTACTACTGAAGCAGAAGCCACTCGCATCATGGGGCAGTTTTTGCGGGATGTGATGAAGCTGAACCAAGATCAGCGCAACTTCCGCATCTTTGGCCCGGACGAAACCGCCTCCAACCGCTGGAATGCAGTGTTTGAAGCCAGCGACCGCACCTGGGTGGCAGAAACCTACGACTACGACGAGCATCTCTCCCCCGATGGGCGGGTGATGGAGATCCTGAGTGAGCATACCTGTCAGGGCTGGCTGGAGGGCTACCTGTTAACAGGGCGACACGGCTTTTTCTCCTGCTACGAAGCCTTTATCCACCTAGTGGATTCCATGTTCAATCAGCACGCCAAATGGCTGAAAACCACCCGACATATTCCCTGGCGGCGACCGATCCCCTCCCTCAACTACCTGCTCACCTCCCATGTGTGGCGGCAGGATCACAATGGATTTAGCCACCAGGATCCCGGCTTTTTGGATCATGTGGTTAACAAAAAAGCCGATGTGATTCGGGTGTATCTGCCCCCCGATGCCAATACCCTGCTCTCGGTAACCGATCACTGTCTGCGCAGTCGCCACTATGTGAACGTGGTGGTGGCAGGTAAACAACCGGCCCTGCAATATCTGGATATGGATGCAGCCATTAAGCACTGCACCCAAGGTCTGGGCATTTGGGAATGGGCCAGCAACGATCAAGGCTCAGAGCCGGATGTGGTCATGGCTTGCTGTGGCGATGTCCCAACGATGGAAACCTTGGCGGCGGTAGACTTCTTGCGGCAGCACCTGCCGGATATCAAGATTCGGGTGGTGAATGTGGTCAACCTGATGAAGTTGCAACCCCCCGGTGAGCACCCCCACAGCATTAGCGATGTGGATTACGCCAGCATCTTCACTCCCGATAAGCCGATTGTGTTTGCCTTCCACGGCTATCCCTGGTTAATCCACCGCCTCACCTACCGCCGTCCCAACCACAACAACCTGCACGTGCGCGGTTACAAGGAGGAAGGCACCACCACCACACCGTTTGATATGTGTGTCCTCAACGAGGTGGATCGCTTTAGCCTGGCAGATGACGTGTTGGATCGGGTGGATCGCTTCAAATACGAGCGGGCCCATATCAAGCAGATCATCCACAACAAGTTTGTCGAGCACAAGCAATACATCCACCAGTACGGAGAAGACATGCCGGAGGTGCGCAACTGGAAATGGCCCTATTGAGGGGTGAACCCTAGGTCAATTCCAAGGGATCCTTACACAACGAACGTTCGCATCTGAGCCTCTGGCGGGATAGAGTTTTTCTGGGCTCTCTCTTGCCGGAGCTTTTTTTGGGGTGGCTGTTGTGGTGTGTTGGAGGCTGTGGCTGTGAAGGATCCCGTACCCGTCTCTTGGTCTAATTCAGCATCTGGTTCAGCTGAGTCGGAGTGGTCCGCTCCGGATCCCTCTGCTGATCGCGTCAGCGGGACGGACTCTTTATTAACCCCAGAGTCTATGGAGCCAGGGGATCCACCTTCTGCTCCATGGGGGGGGATGCTGCTCTCCTTGGGGTTGGGCTTGGTGCTCACGGGCCTGTTGGCGGGAGTACGCCCCTGGGTGCTTGTCCCCTTTGGGGTGAGTGTGGTGGCCTCTATGGTATTGGGATCCCTGTTGATCCCTTGGTTGCAACGGTGGAAAGCGGGGCAGGTGATTCGCCAGGAAGGGCCACAATCGCACCTAAAAAAGGCGGGTACGCCGACCATGGGGGGGATCAGTTTTCTCCCGGTGGGGCTGCTGGTGGCTTTGGGGTGGACGGGATGGGATCCCCAGGTGCTGGCGGTTGCCGGGCTCACTTTGGCCTATGGCTTTGTCGGTTGGCTGGATGATTGGCAGGTGATTCGCCAGCAATCCAACAAGGGATTATCTCCCCAGCAAAAGCTGTTTTTGCAATTGGGGATCGCAGCTGTCTTTTGTGGATACTTGGCCTGGCAAGGGATCCCTACTGGGCTGACGGTACCGGGGCTAGGCCGGCTCCCGTTGGGTGGGCTGTTTTGGCCGCTGGCGGTGTTTGTGCTGGTGGGCACCAATAACGCCGTCAACCTGACGGATGGCATGGATGGGTTGGCGGCAGGGGTAGTGGCGATTTTGCTGTTTGGGCTGGGGCTGATCCAGGCGGATCCGCAGTTATCGCTGCTGGCTTTTGGGTTGAGCGGCGCCTGTTTGGGGTTTCTTGCCCACAACCACCACAAGGCAAGGGTCTTCATGGGCGATACCGGATCCCTGGGTTTGGGAGGAGCGCTAGCGGGTTTGGCGCTGCTCGGGGATCAACTGTGGGCCTTGGCCTGGATGGGGGGCGTGCTCGTGGTGGAGGCGCTGTCGGTGATTGTGCAGGTGAGCTACTTCAAATACAGCAAACGCAAAACAGGGGAAGGGAAACGTCTGCTGCGCATGTCCCCGCTCCATCATCATCTGGAATTGGGGGGCTGGTCTGAGGTACAGGTGGTTGGATCCCTGTATGGGATCACGGCGCTGTTGGTGGGGTTAGGCTGGGCCTGGTGGCATTGGGCCGGGGTTTGAGCCGACTTGTTAACCCAACTGCCCAGTTTCAAGTGCCCTCCCTGCAGAAATGGATTGGCCGCGAACAGCGATAGGCAGTGGGGGTTAGCGGGATCCCAGTTAAGAATTGGAAAAGAAGAGAAACTTCACAAACCCAGTTAATACCCCTCCCACTAAGGTCAATATTGCCCCACGGCTGATGAATTCTTGAAAATCCAGGCGTTTTCCCAAACCATCTATTTTCTCGGTCAACTTTTCTTCGACACGCTTCAGGTCTCCTTCCAGACGAGTTTCCACCTGCTGGATTTTCCCTTCTAGGCGGGTTTCTACTTGCTTGATCTCAGCTCTAACCCCATCTATCTGGGCATGTAGGTCTCGGAAACCTACTTCCATTTTTTGGTCAAGCCTCTGATACTGCAAGTCAAATTTCTTATCTAGCTCCTGGTATTGGACATCAATCTTCTTATCCATAGCGAGGATAAGCTCTTTCAGTTCCTGTAAAGTCGGCTCGCTCATGATAAAGATCCCTGATGGTTGCTCTCCCCGCAGGTATTGTGAGCATGGTGAACATTCTAGCCAGCCGCAGATCCTCTACAGTCTTGGCACGACACTCTTGGGAGAAAGATCGCAATATGACTTTAGGCAGTAACCGTTCCCGCTGGTGGTCTCGCTGGCGCAGCCCCTCTAACCGTAGACACGGAGTTCCTTTGCTCTCTTTGCTACTGGGCATGGTGCTGGTTCTAACAACGGTACTCGGGGTGGGATCCCAGGCCCAAAGCCAGTTGGTGGATGTCAAACTTCAGCTGAAATGGTTCCCGCAAGCCCAATTTGCCGGTTACCTGATTGCCAAGGAAAAAGGCTTTTACGAGGCAGAAGGGTTGAATGTGGAACTCTTGCCGATTGGGGATCAATCCCCAATTCAGACGGTGACCGTAGGTGGGGCCGATTTTGGCAATACCTGGATTACCGACCTGCTGACGGCACGGGCTCAAGGACTGCCGGTCGTTCACATTGCCCAGATTTTCCAACAGTCTGGCTATGCGATGGTGTCCCTCAAATCCAGCGGCATCGAAACACCCCTTGACTTCAAAGGCAAGAAGGTGGGTATTTGGCCTTCCGGCAACGAATATCCAGCGCTGGCTTTGATGAAAGCCTTCGACCTCACCACCAGCCTGGATACGGGCGTGAGCAACCCGGATGTGGAGCTGATCACCTACGGTTTTGATCCTGCTTTGGTCTTCCCGGAT is part of the Thermostichus vulcanus str. 'Rupite' genome and encodes:
- a CDS encoding hemolysin XhlA family protein, translated to MSEPTLQELKELILAMDKKIDVQYQELDKKFDLQYQRLDQKMEVGFRDLHAQIDGVRAEIKQVETRLEGKIQQVETRLEGDLKRVEEKLTEKIDGLGKRLDFQEFISRGAILTLVGGVLTGFVKFLFFSNS
- the mraY gene encoding phospho-N-acetylmuramoyl-pentapeptide-transferase; the encoded protein is MLLSLGLGLVLTGLLAGVRPWVLVPFGVSVVASMVLGSLLIPWLQRWKAGQVIRQEGPQSHLKKAGTPTMGGISFLPVGLLVALGWTGWDPQVLAVAGLTLAYGFVGWLDDWQVIRQQSNKGLSPQQKLFLQLGIAAVFCGYLAWQGIPTGLTVPGLGRLPLGGLFWPLAVFVLVGTNNAVNLTDGMDGLAAGVVAILLFGLGLIQADPQLSLLAFGLSGACLGFLAHNHHKARVFMGDTGSLGLGGALAGLALLGDQLWALAWMGGVLVVEALSVIVQVSYFKYSKRKTGEGKRLLRMSPLHHHLELGGWSEVQVVGSLYGITALLVGLGWAWWHWAGV
- a CDS encoding phosphoketolase family protein, with translation MVLAEQLSTKPLSADQLQKIDAYWRAANYLSVGQIYLMDNPLLREPLKLEHVKPRLLGHWGTTPGLNFIYVHLNRIIKRDHLNILYITGPGHGGPGLVANTYLEGTYSEVYPNIGQDTEGLRKLFKQFSFPGGIPSHVAPETPGSIHEGGELGYALSHAFGAAFDNPDLLVACVVGDGEAETGPLATSWHSNKFLNPIHDGAVLPILHLNGYKIANPTILARLSREELQSLFVGYGYKPYFVEGSDPAEMHQLMAATLDTVIHEIQEIQHNARSKGDPTRPQWPMIILRTPKGWTGPKEVDGKKTEDFWRSHQVPLAEVASKPEYLQILENWMRSYKPEELFDENGRLIPELQELAPQGEKRMGALPHANGGLLTRDLKMPDFRRYAVPVPHPGTTEAEATRIMGQFLRDVMKLNQDQRNFRIFGPDETASNRWNAVFEASDRTWVAETYDYDEHLSPDGRVMEILSEHTCQGWLEGYLLTGRHGFFSCYEAFIHLVDSMFNQHAKWLKTTRHIPWRRPIPSLNYLLTSHVWRQDHNGFSHQDPGFLDHVVNKKADVIRVYLPPDANTLLSVTDHCLRSRHYVNVVVAGKQPALQYLDMDAAIKHCTQGLGIWEWASNDQGSEPDVVMACCGDVPTMETLAAVDFLRQHLPDIKIRVVNVVNLMKLQPPGEHPHSISDVDYASIFTPDKPIVFAFHGYPWLIHRLTYRRPNHNNLHVRGYKEEGTTTTPFDMCVLNEVDRFSLADDVLDRVDRFKYERAHIKQIIHNKFVEHKQYIHQYGEDMPEVRNWKWPY